One window from the genome of Myxococcales bacterium encodes:
- a CDS encoding type IV pilus twitching motility protein PilT, producing the protein MSQLLDRVLGAARQLGASDVHLKAGMPPIFRIKGDLRTVRDVPALTREAIATFAVHMMNDKQRADFETNLDIDMAYGTPDGVRYRVNLFQQRGTVGMVMRLIPPEVPSFENLHLSKTILGLADQHRGVVLVTGATGSGKSTTLAAMIDYINTRYAYHIVTCEDPIEYTFKDKRSVINQREVGFDTMSFARALRAALRQDPDVILVGEMRDFETTQIALTAAETGHLVLSTLHTVDATETITRIISMFPSHQQSQARLALGAVLRGVISQRLVPRADGKGMVPAVEIMVTTERIREMIEDPMRTREINDAIKEGMHPYGMISFDQSLAELVKNRLVTYEEAVKNSTSPSDFALLFRGVQGGTTGGNSNAGGSGWSGGDDQGGGEHGGKDEFEIDRFGK; encoded by the coding sequence ATGAGCCAATTACTCGATCGCGTGCTCGGCGCCGCCAGGCAGCTCGGCGCATCGGACGTCCACCTCAAGGCGGGCATGCCGCCAATTTTTCGCATCAAGGGCGACCTGCGCACGGTGCGCGACGTGCCGGCGCTGACGCGCGAGGCGATCGCGACGTTTGCCGTGCACATGATGAACGACAAGCAGCGCGCCGATTTTGAGACCAACCTCGACATCGACATGGCCTATGGCACGCCCGATGGCGTGCGCTATCGCGTCAACCTCTTCCAGCAGCGCGGCACCGTCGGCATGGTCATGCGGCTCATCCCGCCCGAGGTGCCGAGCTTTGAGAACCTCCACCTCTCCAAGACCATCTTGGGGCTCGCCGACCAGCATCGCGGCGTCGTGCTCGTCACCGGCGCTACCGGCTCCGGCAAGTCGACCACGCTGGCGGCGATGATCGACTACATTAATACGCGCTATGCGTATCACATCGTGACCTGCGAAGACCCCATCGAGTACACGTTCAAGGACAAGCGCAGCGTCATCAATCAGCGCGAGGTGGGCTTTGACACCATGTCGTTTGCGCGGGCCCTGCGCGCCGCCCTGCGGCAAGACCCCGACGTCATCTTGGTCGGCGAAATGCGAGATTTTGAGACCACCCAGATTGCGCTCACCGCGGCGGAAACTGGTCACTTGGTGCTTTCTACGCTGCACACGGTGGATGCCACCGAAACCATCACGCGGATTATCTCGATGTTCCCGTCGCACCAACAATCTCAGGCCCGCTTGGCGCTTGGCGCCGTCCTGCGCGGCGTCATCTCGCAACGCCTCGTGCCCCGCGCCGATGGCAAGGGCATGGTGCCCGCGGTTGAGATCATGGTGACCACCGAGCGCATCCGCGAAATGATCGAAGACCCGATGCGCACCCGCGAGATCAATGACGCAATTAAAGAAGGCATGCACCCCTACGGCATGATCAGCTTCGATCAGAGCCTGGCGGAATTGGTGAAGAACCGCCTCGTGACGTACGAAGAAGCGGTGAAGAACTCGACCAGTCCATCGGACTTCGCGCTGCTCTTTCGCGGCGTTCAGGGCGGTACGACCGGCGGCAACAGCAATGCCGGTGGCAGCGGCTGGAGCGGCGGCGACGACCAAGGCGGCGGCGAGCACGGCGGCAAGGACGAGTTCGAAATCGATCGCTTTGGAAAGTAA
- the hpt gene encoding hypoxanthine phosphoribosyltransferase: MAQTTVALPPSFNRQHDPFIELISTAQIATRVAELGAQITKDYGELVVAKEVIVIGVLKGSFLFMADLVRHIALPVYVDFISIASYGDATESTGVVQITHDLTRSIEGKHVIIVEDIVDTGHTVHYLMQNLATRRPASVRLASLLHKPERAERDIKIDYLGFTIPNKFVVGYGLDAAQLWRNLPYIGYVPNA; encoded by the coding sequence ATGGCCCAGACGACCGTCGCGCTCCCGCCGTCATTTAACCGCCAACATGACCCATTTATAGAACTAATTTCGACCGCGCAAATCGCCACCCGGGTTGCCGAGCTCGGCGCACAAATTACCAAGGACTACGGCGAGCTCGTCGTCGCCAAGGAGGTCATCGTGATCGGCGTGCTCAAGGGGTCGTTTTTGTTTATGGCGGATTTGGTGCGGCACATTGCGCTGCCCGTCTACGTCGACTTCATCAGCATCGCCTCATATGGCGATGCCACCGAGTCCACCGGCGTTGTGCAAATCACGCACGACCTGACGCGCTCCATCGAAGGCAAACACGTCATCATCGTCGAGGATATCGTCGACACCGGCCACACGGTGCACTATCTCATGCAAAATCTCGCGACCAGGCGGCCAGCCAGCGTGCGCTTGGCGTCGCTGCTACACAAGCCCGAGCGCGCCGAGCGCGACATCAAGATCGACTATCTCGGCTTTACGATTCCGAACAAATTCGTGGTCGGCTACGGCCTCGATGCGGCCCAGCTTTGGCGCAATCTGCCATATATCGGTTACGTCCCCAACGCCTAA
- a CDS encoding carboxypeptidase regulatory-like domain-containing protein, with protein sequence MFDEQVRGIVRDSSGAPIAGATVTTCDDGNRCDVGGTACRSVVTASDGAFELSVEQCSPSVNQCELRPIVITMDGCTSIDAQPAHNGTAVLSFELACT encoded by the coding sequence GTGTTTGACGAACAAGTTCGCGGTATTGTGCGCGACTCATCGGGCGCGCCGATTGCGGGCGCAACCGTGACGACGTGTGATGATGGCAACCGTTGTGACGTTGGCGGGACCGCGTGCCGATCGGTTGTAACGGCCAGCGATGGTGCTTTCGAGCTCTCCGTTGAGCAATGCTCGCCATCGGTTAATCAATGCGAGTTGAGGCCGATTGTGATAACCATGGATGGATGCACTTCCATCGATGCGCAGCCCGCACACAATGGAACCGCCGTGCTTTCGTTTGAGTTGGCGTGCACGTAG
- a CDS encoding carboxypeptidase regulatory-like domain-containing protein: MADESTTKGKTPARGRVALWVFVVSAAALGLLMVRLSCGLASNATTAAIDAGPTKVKASPWRGRRIGTGVDALAAMRRSLQEQHGSAIGLFVFDDVDPIGQLRLEGRVVDANGKGVGGIDVFISGVPRRTTLTEPDGSFYFDELIPQLYRLYARGDAGSAGPLWFQLTERTESITLVLQAGGELVFWVKTTQGAPVANATVALSAYEALLGADSPAFEIAALTDATGQAMFSRLPHVTIRYTVSADGYASSGFDFTRVPALRHEIDVVIDPAALVHGLVLQADGVPVADACVKRWPDVPCQATTDAAGTFSIAPEVNRTKYAYLFFVTHPQWGWGYPAKPEGKGTTSEPYVVRLPPYRRVSGVVLQSGGEPVANALVRLGIQPVEHPDSTMPVGGVVASDEQGQFTLLVPSKVGCTLIAFNGEYTSTAVKIDASDEAPAPVELRMLDGATSAIRGRVFLASGEPAEGAQISSRLAYVQRTTEDASVLRGPATALTDAEGVFQLTGLEAEKYELTAWDASSTGRRHPSARVIAVAGATNVEIRLPAWGSVIATAHQANGLPVAKSVMLILTSTSTTPRRTPGISTKNSEGKVRLDGVAVGTYEAQLVSAGPITATFPVVVTRAGEVVDTGVHVLESKD, encoded by the coding sequence GTGGCTGATGAGTCAACGACGAAGGGCAAGACGCCGGCGCGCGGACGGGTCGCGCTTTGGGTGTTTGTGGTTTCGGCGGCCGCACTCGGCCTGTTGATGGTGCGCTTATCTTGCGGTTTGGCGTCAAATGCCACGACGGCGGCGATCGATGCAGGCCCCACCAAGGTCAAGGCGAGCCCGTGGCGCGGGCGGCGAATTGGCACGGGCGTCGATGCGCTAGCCGCCATGCGCCGCAGCCTGCAGGAGCAGCACGGCTCCGCGATTGGGCTATTTGTCTTTGATGACGTCGATCCCATCGGCCAGCTTCGCCTGGAGGGCCGGGTTGTCGACGCCAACGGGAAAGGGGTCGGTGGCATAGATGTATTCATCAGCGGCGTACCCAGGCGCACGACGCTCACGGAGCCCGACGGCTCGTTCTATTTCGACGAACTCATCCCACAGCTCTATCGCTTGTATGCCCGAGGCGACGCTGGGTCGGCCGGGCCCTTGTGGTTTCAACTAACCGAGCGCACGGAATCTATCACCTTGGTGCTGCAGGCGGGCGGTGAGCTAGTGTTCTGGGTAAAGACGACGCAAGGCGCTCCGGTGGCAAATGCCACGGTCGCCTTGTCGGCGTATGAGGCGCTGCTAGGCGCAGACTCACCTGCCTTTGAGATCGCCGCGCTAACGGACGCGACAGGGCAAGCGATGTTCAGCCGGCTGCCACATGTCACGATCCGCTACACGGTATCGGCCGACGGCTATGCGAGCTCGGGTTTTGACTTCACCAGGGTGCCGGCCCTACGCCATGAAATCGACGTGGTGATCGATCCTGCGGCGCTCGTTCACGGCCTGGTGCTGCAGGCCGACGGCGTTCCCGTAGCGGATGCGTGTGTGAAGCGCTGGCCGGATGTGCCGTGCCAGGCTACGACCGATGCAGCTGGGACCTTCTCGATTGCGCCTGAGGTGAATCGTACTAAGTATGCATATTTATTCTTTGTCACTCATCCTCAGTGGGGTTGGGGCTACCCCGCCAAACCCGAGGGCAAAGGGACAACGTCCGAACCCTACGTAGTGCGGTTGCCGCCGTATCGTCGCGTCAGCGGGGTGGTCCTGCAGAGCGGCGGTGAGCCCGTCGCTAATGCCTTAGTCCGCCTTGGCATTCAACCAGTCGAGCATCCCGATAGCACGATGCCAGTTGGTGGGGTGGTAGCAAGCGACGAGCAAGGACAGTTTACGCTGCTCGTGCCAAGCAAGGTGGGGTGCACTCTGATTGCTTTCAATGGCGAGTACACCTCAACCGCGGTGAAGATTGATGCCAGCGATGAGGCGCCCGCGCCCGTCGAGCTGCGCATGCTAGACGGTGCCACGTCGGCGATACGCGGCCGGGTATTCTTGGCCAGCGGCGAGCCCGCAGAGGGCGCGCAGATAAGTTCCCGCTTAGCGTATGTGCAACGAACAACTGAAGACGCAAGTGTACTGCGAGGCCCGGCCACGGCCCTAACCGATGCGGAGGGCGTGTTTCAGCTAACCGGCCTCGAAGCAGAGAAGTATGAGCTTACGGCATGGGATGCGAGTTCCACGGGGCGCCGTCATCCATCGGCGAGGGTCATCGCTGTCGCAGGGGCGACCAACGTGGAGATTCGATTGCCGGCATGGGGATCAGTGATTGCAACGGCACATCAGGCAAACGGGTTGCCAGTGGCGAAATCGGTCATGCTAATCCTGACCTCAACGTCAACGACGCCCCGAAGAACGCCCGGCATATCAACAAAAAACAGCGAAGGCAAGGTGCGCTTGGATGGCGTGGCGGTGGGCACGTATGAGGCGCAGCTTGTTTCAGCTGGCCCTATTACCGCGACGTTTCCGGTAGTGGTAACACGCGCCGGAGAGGTGGTTGACACGGGCGTTCACGTGCTAGAGAGCAAAGACTGA
- a CDS encoding sensor domain-containing diguanylate cyclase yields the protein MTTTRDKQLPKVLFEIGKTIGSGLEPERILTRISELTCGLISADACSVMLLDASRQRLLVKAAYGLRTERVAQLSFAVGEGVAGWVLETGETALIPDVRYDTRFVRRDGSRTPILSLLCVPLISRGDRVGVITVTASRAAVFSGEDAEILGFIAATIALDLENVRLHRVAVTDALTGAYNREFLGQQLPIEIDAARSRKQGLSVAMVDVDHFKSINDRFGHDVGDVVLAEVSRRLKSATRGGDLLIRYGGEEFLVVLPRADAASGLEVGERMRVRVEESPIVITHADERLELSVRVSVGVATLRTIDASETAAELIKRADAALYAAKARGRNRVEQAA from the coding sequence ATGACCACCACGCGCGACAAGCAACTCCCCAAGGTTCTCTTCGAGATTGGCAAGACCATTGGCTCGGGGCTCGAACCCGAGCGCATCTTAACGCGCATTTCGGAGCTAACGTGCGGGCTCATCTCGGCCGACGCCTGCTCCGTCATGCTGCTCGATGCGTCGCGCCAGCGCCTGCTGGTCAAGGCCGCGTATGGCTTGCGCACCGAGCGCGTCGCGCAGCTGTCGTTTGCCGTCGGCGAAGGCGTCGCCGGCTGGGTGCTCGAGACCGGCGAGACCGCGCTCATTCCGGACGTTCGCTACGACACCAGGTTTGTCCGCCGCGACGGCTCCCGCACGCCAATCCTATCACTTTTGTGCGTACCGCTGATCTCGCGCGGCGATCGCGTGGGCGTGATCACGGTCACCGCTTCGCGCGCGGCGGTGTTTTCTGGCGAGGACGCGGAGATCTTAGGCTTCATCGCCGCGACCATCGCGCTTGACCTTGAAAACGTGCGCTTGCACCGCGTCGCGGTAACCGATGCGCTGACCGGCGCGTACAACCGCGAGTTTCTCGGCCAACAACTGCCTATCGAAATCGATGCCGCGCGTAGCCGCAAACAAGGCTTGTCGGTGGCCATGGTCGACGTCGATCATTTTAAATCGATCAACGACCGCTTTGGCCACGACGTCGGTGACGTCGTGCTTGCGGAGGTCTCGCGCCGCTTAAAATCTGCCACGCGTGGCGGCGACTTGCTCATTCGCTACGGCGGCGAAGAATTCCTCGTCGTGCTGCCGCGTGCCGATGCCGCCAGCGGCCTCGAGGTAGGTGAGCGCATGCGCGTACGTGTCGAAGAGTCACCGATCGTCATTACCCACGCCGACGAGCGCCTCGAGCTTTCCGTGCGCGTCTCCGTCGGCGTCGCCACGCTGCGCACCATCGATGCTAGCGAGACCGCCGCCGAGCTCATCAAGCGCGCCGACGCCGCGCTCTATGCCGCCAAGGCCCGCGGCCGCAACCGCGTCGAGCAAGCCGCGTAG
- the alaS gene encoding alanine--tRNA ligase — MKAADVRRTFLEFFASHGHEQVASSALVPSNDPTLLFTNAGMVQFKDVFTGVEHRAYKRATTSQKCLRAGGKHNDLDEVGKTPRHHTFFEMLGNFSFGDYFKEEAIAWAWTLLTDKLGIDTSRMCITVFGGEPSLGLGPDDEARAMWKRVTGFSDERIIGLGMKDNFWMMGDVGPMGPCSELHYFQDGAVPAWPTTDPASWKGWLEIWNLVFMQFERKVAGGPLLALPAPSIDTGAGLERVTSVLQGKPSNYDTDLFLPILHDAAALARVTYGGDLTTDTSLRVIADHARATAFLIADGVFPDKTGREYVLRRIFRRAVRHGKLLGITEPFMHRVCERVIVEMSGQFPELTERKQTIVEVALEEEKRFRATLDRGLDLLETEFGRMRGKGETKVPGKAVFTLYDTFGFPQDLTEIIAEERGFGVDRAGFDAELAAARERSRFTGSDQEAVSGVFKAIANDVPATKFTGYDELTGTGSLKAIVVDGKQVAAAKLGAEVALVFDQTPFYAESGGQAGDQGELTTAAGARVRIEDTKKPTGDMFVLFGEVIAGELAVGDAVQFAVDADKRAQTRANHSATHLLNHALRTVLGSHVAQKGSLVSADRLRFDFAHFSPMTDDQLREVEALVNRQIRGNVDSVVEVLKIDDAKKKGAVAMFGEKYGDVVRVVHIGSESLEFCGGTHVARAGDIGLLKIISEAGIAQGVRRIEAVTGVGALDYVRRLEVELDAAGEKLKAGKFEVAAKVARLMDSMKATDKELEKLKAKLAGGGGRDLLQDAVVIGGIKTLIATIDTDDAKVLRETGLALRDKIGSGAVFLAAPGDGKVSLFTVVTADLVAKVHAGQWLSAAATALGGKGGGKADMAQGGGADVAKLPQALDAARAWITAL, encoded by the coding sequence ATGAAGGCAGCCGACGTTAGGCGTACATTTCTCGAGTTTTTCGCGAGCCACGGCCACGAGCAGGTCGCCTCGAGCGCGCTGGTGCCGAGTAACGATCCGACGTTGCTGTTTACCAACGCAGGGATGGTGCAGTTCAAGGACGTCTTCACCGGCGTCGAGCACCGCGCCTATAAGCGCGCGACGACGTCGCAAAAATGCCTGCGCGCCGGCGGCAAACACAACGACCTCGATGAAGTCGGCAAGACCCCGCGGCATCACACCTTTTTTGAAATGCTCGGCAACTTTTCGTTTGGCGATTACTTCAAGGAAGAGGCGATCGCTTGGGCGTGGACGCTGCTGACCGACAAGCTCGGCATCGACACCTCGCGCATGTGCATCACCGTGTTTGGCGGCGAGCCGTCGCTGGGGCTGGGCCCCGACGACGAAGCGCGCGCGATGTGGAAGCGCGTCACCGGCTTTAGCGACGAGCGCATCATTGGCCTTGGCATGAAAGACAATTTTTGGATGATGGGCGACGTCGGGCCCATGGGTCCGTGCTCGGAGCTGCATTATTTTCAGGACGGCGCGGTGCCCGCATGGCCGACCACCGATCCGGCGTCGTGGAAGGGCTGGCTTGAGATCTGGAACCTGGTGTTCATGCAATTTGAACGCAAGGTGGCGGGCGGGCCGCTGCTCGCGCTGCCGGCGCCGTCGATCGACACCGGCGCGGGGCTTGAGCGCGTCACCAGCGTGCTGCAGGGCAAGCCGTCGAACTACGACACCGACCTATTTTTGCCGATCTTGCACGATGCGGCCGCCTTGGCGCGCGTCACGTATGGTGGCGACCTAACCACCGACACCTCGCTGCGGGTGATTGCCGACCACGCGCGGGCGACGGCGTTTCTAATCGCCGATGGCGTGTTTCCCGACAAGACCGGGCGCGAATACGTGCTGCGCCGCATCTTTCGCCGCGCGGTACGCCACGGCAAGCTGCTCGGCATCACCGAGCCTTTCATGCATCGCGTGTGCGAGCGCGTGATCGTCGAGATGAGCGGCCAGTTTCCCGAGCTGACCGAGCGCAAGCAAACCATCGTCGAGGTCGCGCTCGAAGAAGAAAAGCGATTTCGCGCTACGCTCGATCGCGGCCTGGATTTGCTCGAGACTGAATTTGGCCGCATGCGCGGCAAGGGCGAGACTAAGGTGCCAGGCAAGGCCGTCTTTACGCTGTACGACACGTTTGGCTTTCCACAAGATCTCACCGAGATCATCGCCGAGGAACGCGGCTTTGGCGTCGACCGCGCCGGCTTTGACGCCGAGCTGGCGGCGGCGCGCGAGCGTTCGCGCTTTACCGGCTCGGATCAAGAGGCGGTCTCGGGCGTGTTCAAGGCGATCGCCAACGACGTGCCGGCAACTAAGTTCACCGGCTATGACGAGCTGACGGGCACCGGTTCGCTTAAGGCAATCGTGGTCGACGGCAAGCAAGTGGCCGCCGCGAAGCTCGGCGCCGAGGTGGCGCTGGTGTTTGACCAAACGCCATTTTACGCCGAGTCGGGCGGGCAGGCCGGCGATCAGGGCGAACTCACCACCGCGGCCGGCGCGCGCGTGCGCATCGAAGACACCAAGAAGCCTACGGGCGACATGTTCGTACTCTTTGGCGAGGTAATTGCCGGCGAACTCGCCGTGGGCGACGCCGTGCAATTTGCCGTCGACGCCGACAAGCGGGCGCAGACGCGCGCAAATCACTCTGCGACGCATTTGCTTAACCATGCGCTGCGCACGGTGCTGGGCAGCCACGTCGCGCAAAAAGGATCGCTCGTCTCGGCCGACCGCCTGCGTTTTGACTTTGCCCACTTTTCGCCGATGACCGACGATCAGCTGCGTGAGGTCGAAGCCCTGGTGAATCGACAGATTCGCGGCAACGTCGACTCGGTGGTTGAAGTTCTCAAGATCGACGACGCCAAGAAAAAAGGCGCGGTGGCGATGTTTGGCGAGAAATATGGCGACGTCGTGCGCGTCGTGCACATTGGCAGCGAGTCGCTGGAGTTCTGCGGCGGCACGCACGTGGCGCGCGCCGGCGACATTGGCCTGCTTAAGATCATCAGCGAGGCTGGCATCGCGCAAGGCGTACGGCGCATCGAGGCGGTCACGGGCGTCGGCGCGCTCGACTACGTGCGGCGGCTCGAGGTCGAGCTCGACGCCGCGGGCGAAAAGCTCAAGGCGGGCAAGTTCGAGGTCGCGGCCAAGGTCGCGCGCCTCATGGACAGCATGAAGGCGACGGACAAGGAGCTCGAGAAGCTCAAGGCCAAGCTCGCCGGCGGTGGCGGTCGCGATCTGTTGCAAGACGCGGTGGTCATCGGCGGCATCAAGACACTGATCGCCACCATCGACACCGATGACGCCAAGGTGCTGCGCGAAACCGGCCTCGCGTTGCGCGACAAGATCGGCTCGGGCGCCGTGTTTTTGGCCGCGCCAGGCGATGGCAAGGTGTCGCTGTTTACCGTCGTCACCGCGGACCTGGTTGCCAAGGTGCACGCCGGGCAGTGGCTGTCTGCGGCGGCCACGGCGCTCGGCGGCAAGGGCGGCGGCAAGGCCGACATGGCACAAGGTGGTGGCGCGGACGTCGCCAAGCTGCCGCAGGCGCTGGACGCCGCGCGCGCCTGGATAACTGCCCTTTAG
- a CDS encoding HAD-IG family 5'-nucleotidase — translation MAPIMPDADAAAALLLGDSDIEFDISRRRRIFCNRNLRMDSIDMVGFDMDYTIALYHQDRLEALSIQLTLDNMIKIYGYPEAIRGLTYDPSWAIRGIVVDRELGNIFKMDRHAHVGRCFHGFRKLTRDERKTVYRNEKINLSADRYEWIDTLFGLPEAVMYATLVDWYDTSATAVDYSKLFSDIRASIDLAHRDDSLKTIIKADLASYIMKDDQLAETLHKLRSSGKKLFLLTNSLYDYTDAVMSYLLNGAISGYSSWRQYFDLVIVGGAKPLFFSQQRPFSQIDLATGQPLPDEVKGFMRDKVYQGGSSAQLEEFTRVSGDRVLYIGDHIYGDILRLRKQHNWRTAMVLQELDREVAVAERFEGPIRDLELLDRRRRNLESEMDFQTLRYKRIVRTLEDTSVLSLPTVTRLEDTRKQLKISIDRLRERMEIMAEEVVSLQTMIERGYNPHWGSCLREANDNSRFGEQVNDYADIYTARVSNFVFYSPLRYFRAPRRLMPHEV, via the coding sequence ATGGCTCCTATTATGCCCGACGCCGACGCGGCGGCGGCCTTACTGCTCGGCGATAGCGACATCGAATTCGATATCTCGCGGCGCCGGCGGATCTTTTGCAATCGCAACCTGCGCATGGATTCGATCGACATGGTCGGCTTCGACATGGACTACACGATCGCGCTCTACCATCAAGATCGCCTCGAGGCGCTGTCGATTCAGCTCACGCTCGACAACATGATCAAGATCTACGGCTACCCCGAGGCGATTCGCGGGCTGACGTATGACCCGTCGTGGGCCATCCGCGGCATCGTCGTCGACCGCGAGCTGGGCAATATTTTCAAGATGGACCGCCACGCGCATGTCGGGCGGTGCTTTCACGGCTTTCGCAAGCTCACGCGCGACGAGCGCAAAACGGTCTATCGCAACGAGAAGATCAACCTCTCGGCGGATCGCTACGAATGGATCGATACGCTGTTTGGCCTCCCCGAGGCCGTCATGTACGCGACGCTGGTCGATTGGTATGACACCTCGGCGACGGCGGTCGACTACAGCAAGCTGTTTAGCGACATCCGCGCCTCGATCGATCTCGCGCATCGCGATGACTCGCTCAAGACCATCATCAAGGCCGATCTCGCGTCGTATATCATGAAGGACGATCAGCTGGCGGAGACGCTGCACAAGCTGCGCAGCTCGGGCAAAAAGCTTTTTTTGCTCACGAATTCGCTCTACGACTACACCGACGCCGTGATGTCGTATTTGCTAAACGGCGCGATCAGCGGCTATTCGAGCTGGCGCCAGTATTTCGACCTGGTGATCGTTGGCGGCGCCAAGCCGCTGTTCTTTAGCCAACAGCGCCCGTTTTCGCAGATCGACCTCGCGACCGGCCAGCCGCTGCCCGATGAGGTCAAGGGCTTTATGCGCGACAAGGTCTACCAAGGCGGCAGTTCGGCGCAGCTCGAAGAATTCACCCGCGTTAGCGGCGATCGCGTGCTCTACATCGGCGACCACATCTACGGCGATATCCTGCGCCTGCGCAAGCAGCACAACTGGCGCACCGCCATGGTCTTGCAAGAGCTCGATCGCGAGGTCGCCGTCGCGGAAAGGTTTGAGGGGCCGATTCGCGACCTCGAGCTGCTCGATCGCCGCCGCCGCAACCTGGAGTCCGAAATGGATTTTCAGACCCTGCGCTACAAGCGCATCGTCCGCACGCTTGAGGATACCTCCGTGCTCTCGCTGCCAACCGTGACGCGGCTTGAAGACACGCGCAAGCAACTCAAAATATCAATCGATCGCCTGCGCGAACGCATGGAAATCATGGCCGAGGAAGTGGTGTCGCTGCAGACCATGATCGAGCGCGGCTACAACCCTCATTGGGGTTCATGCCTGCGCGAGGCCAATGACAACAGCCGCTTTGGCGAGCAGGTCAACGACTACGCCGATATCTACACCGCGCGCGTCTCGAACTTTGTCTTCTACTCGCCGCTGCGGTATTTTCGCGCACCGCGGCGGCTTATGCCGCACGAGGTGTGA
- a CDS encoding glutamate--cysteine ligase: MATIALSSGASQITIEPGGQLELAGPPVAKDAEFAELLASYAKVLRQISAEHGIAWLRAGFRPWGARGDVPWMPKARYAVMRDYMPKVGSRGLDMMLRTATVQVNLDFSDEQDAAEKMRCAFSIAPVLTALYANSSVVEGRAGGFASVRAHIWRDTDRARTGLLPFVFERDDIFTAYAEWALDVPMYFIYRGGYRDVGNMSFRRFMAEGHGGERATQADWALHLSTLFPETRLKKYIEIRSCDCGSLPMIAALAPLARGLLYDAGARKAATALLAPLTLAQRDALLDDVAVQGLATKLPHRSGTLHDVARDLLAIARTGLAALDASAVGLLWPLEGIVQSGKTQADFQLGVFATTGEYEDLVRKLEHPELSPL; encoded by the coding sequence ATGGCCACCATTGCGCTAAGCTCGGGCGCGTCGCAGATAACGATCGAGCCGGGTGGGCAGCTCGAGCTCGCGGGGCCGCCCGTGGCCAAAGATGCGGAATTCGCGGAGCTGCTCGCTAGCTACGCCAAGGTGTTGCGGCAGATTTCGGCAGAGCATGGCATCGCGTGGCTGCGCGCTGGGTTTCGTCCATGGGGCGCGCGCGGCGACGTGCCGTGGATGCCCAAGGCGCGTTACGCGGTGATGCGCGATTACATGCCCAAAGTGGGCAGCCGCGGCCTCGACATGATGCTGCGCACCGCAACGGTGCAGGTCAACCTCGATTTTTCCGACGAGCAGGACGCCGCCGAGAAAATGCGCTGCGCGTTTTCGATCGCGCCGGTGCTGACGGCGCTCTATGCCAATAGCTCGGTGGTGGAGGGCCGTGCGGGCGGCTTTGCCAGCGTGCGGGCGCATATCTGGCGCGATACCGATCGCGCGCGCACCGGCTTGTTGCCGTTTGTGTTTGAGCGCGACGATATCTTCACGGCGTACGCCGAATGGGCACTCGACGTCCCGATGTATTTCATTTATCGCGGTGGCTATCGCGACGTCGGCAACATGTCATTTCGCCGCTTCATGGCCGAAGGGCACGGGGGCGAGCGCGCGACGCAGGCCGATTGGGCGCTGCATCTCTCGACGCTATTTCCGGAGACGCGCCTTAAAAAATACATCGAAATCCGTAGCTGCGACTGTGGCTCGCTGCCGATGATTGCCGCGTTGGCGCCGCTTGCGCGTGGGCTGCTTTACGATGCCGGGGCTCGCAAAGCTGCCACGGCCTTGCTGGCACCGCTGACGTTAGCTCAGCGCGACGCGCTACTCGATGACGTGGCCGTGCAGGGCCTTGCGACCAAGTTGCCGCATCGCAGCGGCACGCTGCACGACGTGGCGCGCGACTTGCTTGCCATCGCGCGCACTGGCCTCGCCGCACTCGACGCGTCCGCCGTGGGGCTGTTGTGGCCACTCGAAGGCATCGTGCAATCCGGCAAAACCCAAGCCGACTTCCAACTCGGCGTCTTTGCCACCACCGGCGAATACGAAGACCTCGTGCGCAAGCTAGAGCACCCCGAGCTGTCGCCGCTGTAA